DNA sequence from the Candidatus Binatia bacterium genome:
CAGCCGGTCGCCCCTACATGTTTGCGCTCGCGCTGGGACGGCGAATATAGTCACGCCATGGAACGCCGGGATTTCGAGGAGCTGGAACAGACGACGCTGGCGCCGTATGCCATGCACAGCTGCGACAGCCGCGGCCGCGTGCATGCGGAGCCGGAACACCGCTTGCGGCTGGTGTTTCAGCGTGACCGAGACAGGATCATCCATTCCACGGCGTTCCGGCGCCTGGAGTACAAGACCCAGGTGTTCGTCAACCACGAAGGCGATTACTACCGCACACGCCTGACTCACACGATGGAGACGGCGCAAATCACCCGCACCGTTGCCCGGGCGCTGCGCCTCAACGAGGACCTCGCCGAAGCCGTGGCGCTCTCGCACGACCTGGGCCACACGCCCTTCGGCCATGCCGGCGAGCGCGTGTTGAATCAGTTGATGGCCGAGTACGGCGGGTTCGAACACAACCGGCAAAGTTTGCGGATCGTGGATGTCCTGGAGGAGCGCTATCCCACCTTTTCGGGACTGAATCTTTCTTGGGAGGTGCGCGAGGGCATCGCCAAGCATTCGCCGCCGTATGATCGTCCGCTGGCGCAGTCCTTCGCTCCGGGCCAGGCGCCGTGTCTGGAGGCGCAGATCGTCGATTACGCCGACGAGATCGCCTACAACACCCACGACATCGATGACGGGTTGAAGTCCGGCTTGTTGACGCGAGAGCAGTTGCAGCAGGTCACGCTCTGGCGCGAGACTTTCGGTCGCGTGTCGGCGCAGTATCCGCAGGCGGGTTTCCGCATCTGGCGCTACCAGGTGCAACGCGCCCTGATCGATCATTTCGTCACCGACCTCATCGAAACCGTTTCGACACGTCTGCGGGAGCTGAAGCTGGCGAACGTCGATGCCATCCGGGAGTATGCCAAG
Encoded proteins:
- a CDS encoding deoxyguanosinetriphosphate triphosphohydrolase; this encodes MERRDFEELEQTTLAPYAMHSCDSRGRVHAEPEHRLRLVFQRDRDRIIHSTAFRRLEYKTQVFVNHEGDYYRTRLTHTMETAQITRTVARALRLNEDLAEAVALSHDLGHTPFGHAGERVLNQLMAEYGGFEHNRQSLRIVDVLEERYPTFSGLNLSWEVREGIAKHSPPYDRPLAQSFAPGQAPCLEAQIVDYADEIAYNTHDIDDGLKSGLLTREQLQQVTLWRETFGRVSAQYPQAGFRIWRYQVQRALIDHFVTDLIETVSTRLRELKLANVDAIREYAKPIARFSADTEAQRVELKAFLMENLYRHYRVMRMAVKAQKVMADLFHAYMDEPAQLPTHIAARWKAGEDCARVIADYIAGMTDRFAFDEHRKLFDPDERT